In the genome of Limanda limanda chromosome 15, fLimLim1.1, whole genome shotgun sequence, one region contains:
- the abhd12 gene encoding lysophosphatidylserine lipase ABHD12 yields MCSCPWPVIGCGSAALCGSQLEDQRGLAPASVRCQRSVCRRTEAWFSLVHPGSPWFSVVLPGSPWFTLVLCAGMRKRSRSLTAEKDRDTTGSAPDSDPELKPSPGGRQGPEQDQDPEQEPGIMGKPFRRLSLLGKMQRIMLWLLLVYISIPFIIKLCPSIQAKLVFLNFVRMPLFIDLKRPLDQGLNHTHNFYLEPEAGHRIGVWHTVPAHMWRDAQGKDAHWYDSMFSSAHPVILYLHGNSGTRGGDHRVQLYKVLSSLGYHVVTFDYRGWGDSDGSPSEDGMTSDALFIYDRLKQRLNKTSLYIWGHSLGTGVATNLVRRLCDRGNPPDALVLESPFTNIREEAKSHPFSMVYRYLPGFDWFFLDTITVNNIRFASDENVNHISCPVLILHAEDDAVVPFHLGKKLYNMASQSKSLRGHKVHFVPFASSLEYKHKFIYRSPELPHILSDFLGPAGSWPSEKTTDESA; encoded by the exons ATGTGCTCGTGTCCCtggcctgtgattggctgcggATCAGCTGCTCTCTGCGGGTCTCAGCTGGAGGATCAGCGGGGACTTGCTCCGGCCTCAGTCCGCTGTCAGCGCTCCGTCTGCCGCAGGACCGAGGCCTGGTTCTCCCTGGTTCACCCTGGTTCTccctggttctctgtggttctcccTGGTTCTCCCTGGTTCACCCTGGTTCTCTGTGCAGGCATGAGGAAGCGGAGCCGCTCGCTGACTGCGGAGAAGGACCGTGACACCACCGGCTCTGCGCCGGACAGCGACCCGGAGCTGAAGCCGAGTCCCGGCGGCCGGCAGGGCCCGGAGCAGGACcaggacccggagcaggagcCGGGCATCATGGGTAAACCCTTCAGGAG gCTGAGTCTTCTGGGGAAGATGCAGAGAATCATGTTGTGGCTTCTTCTTGTCTACATCTCCATCCCCTTCATCATCAAGCTGTGTCCGTCCATCCAGGCCAAACTCGTCTTCCTCAACTTCG TGAGAATGCCGTTGTTCATCGACCTGAAACGACCTCTGGACCAGGggctgaaccacacacacaacttctaCCTGGAGCCTGAGGCTGGACACAGGATCGGagtctg GCACACGGTTCCCGCCCACATGTGGAGAGACGCTCAGGGGAAAGACGCCCACTGGTACGACTCCATGTTTAGCTCCGCCCACCCTGTCATTCTCTATCTCCATGGCAACTCAGGAACAAG AGGAGGAGACCACAGAGTCCAGCTGtacaag GTCCTCAGTTCATTGGGCTACCATGTGGTCACGTTTGATTACAGAG gctggGGCGACTCGGACGGGTCTCCATCAGAAGACGGGATGACGTCAGACGCTCTTTTCATCTACGACCGACTGAAACAACGACTCAATAAAACATCGCTTTATATCTGGGGTCACTCTCTGGGGACAGG agtTGCCACCAACCTGGTCAGACGACTGTGTGAcagag GAAATCCTCCAGACGCTCTGGTCCTAGAATCTCCGTTCACCAACATCAGAGAGGAGGCCAAGAGCCACCCGTTCTCCatg GTGTACAGATACCTGCCTGGATTCGATTGGTTCTTCCTGGACACCATCACAGTGAATAACATCCGCTTCGCCAGCGATGAAAA TGTGAATCACATTTCCTGTCCCGTGCTGATCCTCCACGCCGAGGACGACGCCGTGGTTCCCTTCCATCTCGGCAAAAAG cTGTACAACATGGCGTCTCAGTCTAAAAGTCTCAGAGGACACAAAGTTCACTTTGTTCCGTTTGCGTCGTCTCtggaatataaacacaagtttATCTACAGGAGCCCAGAGCTGCCACACATCCTGAG TGATTTCCTGGGACCAGCTGGTTCGTGGCCCAGTGAGAAGACGACGGACGAGTCGGCCTga
- the entpd6 gene encoding ectonucleoside triphosphate diphosphohydrolase 6 isoform X2, which translates to MKRPKLAGVSLFVGCLLVFLMFDKRHFSFLKPDVVGPPPPRLAPSDRTGDAAAPSDAGPGLRYGIMFDAGSTGTRIHVFTFQMEHGEALSLAHEMFRAIEPGLSSYADEPEQCTSGITELLDVAKSSVPRTLWNITPVVLKATAGLRLLPGEKADHLLANVRALFLQSPFLSRDDSVSIMDGTDEGISAWITVNFLTGGLHGAGSPTVGMLDLGGGSTQITFSPQDEKTIQTSPIDDIRSFQMFNTTHTVYTHSYLGLGLMSARLAVLGAVDRSSRGSTELVSPCLAPEYSGSWEHADVVYTVKGQKAGEPGYEACRSKVEKVLYRKVTRPAEVADVEFYAFSYYYDRAVDLGVIEEKMGGTIKVSDYMDAAERVCGGASVPGGGPFLCLDLVYVSVLLQQLGFPPHKHLKLARTIKQVETSWALGATFHYIESLKGN; encoded by the exons ATGAAGAGACCGAAGCTTGCCGGAGTTTCCCTCTTCGTCGGCTGCCTGCTCGTCTTCCTCATGTTCGACAAGCGTCACTTCAGCTTCTTGAAGCCTGACGTGGTCGGACCGCCGCCCCCCCGCCTGGCCCCCTCGGACCGGACCGGAGACGCCGCGGCGCCCTCTGATGCCGGACCCGGTCTGCGGTACGGGATCATGTTCGACGCCGGCAGCACGGGGACGAGAATCCACGTCTTCACGTTCCAGATGGAACACGGAG AAGCTCTGTCTCTGGCCCACGAGATGTTCCGAGCCATCGAGCCCGGCCTGTCGTCCTACGCCGACGAGccagagcag TGCACGTCAGGGATCACGGAGCTGCTGGACGTGGCCAAGTCCAGCGTCCCCCGAACGCTGTGGAACATCACGCCCGTGGTGCTGAAGGCCACAGCAGGGCTCCGCCTACTTCCTGGAGAGAAGGCCGACCACCTGCTGGccaat GTGAGGGCGCTGTTTCTCCAGTCTCCCTTCCTGTCCAGAGACGACAGCGTGTCCATCATGGACGGAACTGACGAAG GGATCTCAGCCTGGATCACAGTCAACTTCCTCACAG gcggTCTTCATGGTGCTGGCTCGCCCACTGTGGGGATGTtggatttggggggggggtcgactCAGATCACCTTCAGTCCTCAGGACGAG AAAACCATCCAGACCTCACCAATCGATGACATCAGATCCTTCCAGATGTTCAACACTACACACACCGTCTACactcacag TTATCTGGGTCTCGGGCTGATGTCGGCTCGTCTCGCCGTCTTAGGCGCCGTCGACCGCTCGTCCC GGGGCAGCACTGAGCTGGTCAGCCCCTGCCTTGCTCCGGAGTACTCTGGCAGCTGGGAGCACGCGGACGTGGTCTACACTGTGAAGGGACAGAAGGCAG GAGAACCGGGCTACGAGGCGTGTCGCAGCAAGGTGGAGAAGGTTCTGTACCGGAAGGTGACCCGGCCGGCCGAGGTGGCCGACGTGGAGTTCTACGCCTTCTCGTACTACTACGACCGAGCCGTCGACCTCGGAGTGATCG aggagaAGATGGGGGGAACCATCAAAGTGTCGGACTACATGGATGCAGCTGAAAGAG TGTGCGGGGGGGCGTCGGTCCCGGGGGGGGGTCCGTTCCTGTGTCTGGACCTGGTCTACGTGtccgtcctcctgcagcagctcggcTTCCCGCCTCACAAGCACCTGAAG CTGGCGAGGACCATCAAGCAGGTGGAGACCAGCTGGGCTCTCGGAGCGACGTTCCACTACATCGAGTCCCTGAAGGGaaactga
- the entpd6 gene encoding ectonucleoside triphosphate diphosphohydrolase 6 isoform X1, which translates to MKRPKLAGVSLFVGCLLVFLMFDKRHFSFLKPDVVGPPPPRLAPSDRTGDAAAPSDAGPGLRYGIMFDAGSTGTRIHVFTFQMEHGEALSLAHEMFRAIEPGLSSYADEPEQCTSGITELLDVAKSSVPRTLWNITPVVLKATAGLRLLPGEKADHLLANVRALFLQSPFLSRDDSVSIMDGTDEGISAWITVNFLTGGLHGAGSPTVGMLDLGGGSTQITFSPQDEKTIQTSPIDDIRSFQMFNTTHTVYTHSYLGLGLMSARLAVLGAVDRSSLGGSTELVSPCLAPEYSGSWEHADVVYTVKGQKAGEPGYEACRSKVEKVLYRKVTRPAEVADVEFYAFSYYYDRAVDLGVIEEKMGGTIKVSDYMDAAERVCGGASVPGGGPFLCLDLVYVSVLLQQLGFPPHKHLKLARTIKQVETSWALGATFHYIESLKGN; encoded by the exons ATGAAGAGACCGAAGCTTGCCGGAGTTTCCCTCTTCGTCGGCTGCCTGCTCGTCTTCCTCATGTTCGACAAGCGTCACTTCAGCTTCTTGAAGCCTGACGTGGTCGGACCGCCGCCCCCCCGCCTGGCCCCCTCGGACCGGACCGGAGACGCCGCGGCGCCCTCTGATGCCGGACCCGGTCTGCGGTACGGGATCATGTTCGACGCCGGCAGCACGGGGACGAGAATCCACGTCTTCACGTTCCAGATGGAACACGGAG AAGCTCTGTCTCTGGCCCACGAGATGTTCCGAGCCATCGAGCCCGGCCTGTCGTCCTACGCCGACGAGccagagcag TGCACGTCAGGGATCACGGAGCTGCTGGACGTGGCCAAGTCCAGCGTCCCCCGAACGCTGTGGAACATCACGCCCGTGGTGCTGAAGGCCACAGCAGGGCTCCGCCTACTTCCTGGAGAGAAGGCCGACCACCTGCTGGccaat GTGAGGGCGCTGTTTCTCCAGTCTCCCTTCCTGTCCAGAGACGACAGCGTGTCCATCATGGACGGAACTGACGAAG GGATCTCAGCCTGGATCACAGTCAACTTCCTCACAG gcggTCTTCATGGTGCTGGCTCGCCCACTGTGGGGATGTtggatttggggggggggtcgactCAGATCACCTTCAGTCCTCAGGACGAG AAAACCATCCAGACCTCACCAATCGATGACATCAGATCCTTCCAGATGTTCAACACTACACACACCGTCTACactcacag TTATCTGGGTCTCGGGCTGATGTCGGCTCGTCTCGCCGTCTTAGGCGCCGTCGACCGCTCGTCCC TAGGGGGCAGCACTGAGCTGGTCAGCCCCTGCCTTGCTCCGGAGTACTCTGGCAGCTGGGAGCACGCGGACGTGGTCTACACTGTGAAGGGACAGAAGGCAG GAGAACCGGGCTACGAGGCGTGTCGCAGCAAGGTGGAGAAGGTTCTGTACCGGAAGGTGACCCGGCCGGCCGAGGTGGCCGACGTGGAGTTCTACGCCTTCTCGTACTACTACGACCGAGCCGTCGACCTCGGAGTGATCG aggagaAGATGGGGGGAACCATCAAAGTGTCGGACTACATGGATGCAGCTGAAAGAG TGTGCGGGGGGGCGTCGGTCCCGGGGGGGGGTCCGTTCCTGTGTCTGGACCTGGTCTACGTGtccgtcctcctgcagcagctcggcTTCCCGCCTCACAAGCACCTGAAG CTGGCGAGGACCATCAAGCAGGTGGAGACCAGCTGGGCTCTCGGAGCGACGTTCCACTACATCGAGTCCCTGAAGGGaaactga